The Triticum dicoccoides isolate Atlit2015 ecotype Zavitan chromosome 6A, WEW_v2.0, whole genome shotgun sequence genome has a window encoding:
- the LOC119317173 gene encoding phosphoenolpyruvate carboxylase kinase 1-like, producing MSADLNRDYEIGEEIGRGRFGVVHRCTSRSTGEAFAVKSVDRSNLADDLDRELAEIEPKLAQLAAAGNPGVVQVHAVYEDDSWTHMVMDLCSGPDLLDWVRLRRGAPVPEPVAADIVAQLAQALALCHRRGVAHRDVKPDNVVLDVEDDGENSSPRARLADFGSAAWIGADGGRAEGLVGTPHYVAPEVVSGGDYGEKADVWSAGVVMYVLLSGGALPFGGETAKDVLSAVMPGSVRFPPRLFSGVSPAAKDLMRRMMCRDEWRRFSAEQVLRHPWIVSGGGARAMEQPT from the exons ATGAGTGCAGACCTAAACAGAGACTACGAGATTGGCGAGGAGATCGGCCGCGGGCGGTTCGGCGTCGTCCACCGCTGCACCTCGCGCTCCACCGGCGAGGCCTTCGCCGTCAAGTCCGTGGACCGCTCCAACCTCGCCGACGACCTCGACCGGGAGCTGGCGGAGATCGAGCCCAAGCTGGCCCAGCTCGCCGCCGCGGGGAACCCGGGCGTCGTACAGGTGCACGCCGTCTACGAGGACGACTCGTGGACCCACATGGTCATGGACCTCTGCTCCGGCCCGGACCTGCTCGACTGGGTCCGCCTCCGCCGCGGCGCGCCCGTCCCGGAGCCCGTCGCCGCGGACATCGTCGCGCAGCTCGCACAGGCGCTCGCGCTCTGCCACCGTCGCGGGGTCGCCCACCGCGACGTCAAGCCTGACAACGTCGTCCTCGACGTCGAGGACGACGGTGAAAACAGCTCCCCCCGCGCGCGGCTCGCGGACTTCGGGTCGGCCGCGTggatcggcgccgacggcggccgcGCCGAGGGCCTCGTGGGCACCCCCCACTACGTCGCGCCAGAGGTTGTTTCCGGCGGTGACTACGGCGAGAAGGCGGACGTGTGGAGCGCAGGTGTTGTCATGTACGTGCTGCTCTCCGGCGGCGCGCTCCCCTTCGGTGGCGAGACGGCGAAGGACGTGCTCTCGGCCGTGATGCCGGGCAGCGTCAGGTTCCCTCCGAGGCTGTTCTCCGGCGTGTCCCCGGCCGCCAAGGACCTCATGAGGCGGATGATGTGCCGTGACGAGTGGAGACGCTTCTCCGCAGAGCAAGTCCTCC GCCACCCGTGGATCGTGAGCGGCGGAGGAGCCCGGGCGATGGAGCAGCCAACCTGA